CGTTGATGAAGAGGCTCGCCATATCGCGCCGCCCTTCCGGGCTGAAAGACGTATAGTTACTGGCCCAGTCGGGATTGAGATCGATGGTCGCACTCGAGGCGCTGGAGGATGCTATATCGCGAAACGCCTCGGCGCCGTAATTAACGCTGAGCGCACCAAGCGGCGTATCGAACCGGCTGGTGTTTTCCAGCGAGCCGCCGAAGCTCTTCAGACCCGCATCGATGAAGGTTTCGGGCGTGCCGTTGCTACGCGCCTCGCGCGTTTCCTTCGTCATGGAATCGTTGAACCAGAACCGGCCGGTGAAATCGATCAGCTTACTTTCCGGATCCCACTTGAGTTCCGCCGAAACGCTGTCGTTGCGGGCATCCTCGAAGTTCCGGCTGGTTCCGCCGGAAGAACCGTAGAGGAACTCGTTTTCCTGATGCATCCAGGAGAGCGAGGTCTGGACATCGCCGAAATCACCCTCGATCTTCGCCAGGGAAGACCAGCTCTCGCGACCGAGCTGGTTCTTCATCGTTTCTTCCGTGGTCGTCGCGTCACCATTGCTGCCGATCTCGTATTCCCCGAGCTTGGTGCGGCTGTAACCGCCAGTGACGGAGAAAGGCGTGTCACCGAGGTGGGCGGAACCGAGGATCGAACCCTGGAAGTCATAGGCATTGTTGCCGCGCGCGGCATTCAGCTCCACACCCCAGTCCTTGCCGTCCTTGATCAGGTCATCTGCGCCCACCGTGCGGAAATCAACCGAACCGCCAAGCGAACCGACATTGCCCGACGAAGCATCGGTGCTCTTTTCCACCTCGACCGAGCGGATGAAGGCCGTGTCGACGTAAGCCTGTCCCGAGTCCGACTGATAGCCGCCGTCGCTGCCGCCAAAGCCCAGACCGCGCTGGGCGTTCTGTCGCGCGCCGTCGATAGACACCACGACGCGCCCTGCGTCCTGTAGCCCGCGAATATTGGGGGATACGGTCGGGAAGCTGCCATTGCCCTCGCCCGCATAGACGCCGGAAATGTTGTTGAACAGGTCGCGCGTATTTCGCCCCCCGCTGCCCTGGATCGCCTCGCGCGAAACGACACTGACCGATGCCGGTTCCTGATAGACCCAGTCGGGCGTGCCCTGATAACCGGAGCCGGTGGCGACATAGCGCCCCGTCTTTCCGGAAATGACGATCGGCGCAAGGACGGTGTCGTCGCCCGTTTCGATAGCGCCTGCATCACTATCGTTCGCGGTCTGCGGACCGGTAACGATGACGGTCCCTTCCGCCGTGATACGGTAGGAGATACCCGTCCCCTGTATCATCAACGCAAGGGCCTGCTGCGGCGTGAAGAAGCCGACCACGGCATTCGAACGCAAGCCCTTGGGGACCTCTGTCGGAAAAGCCACCTGAAGACCGGACTGCCGCCCGAACTGCGTCAGCGCGCCGGTCAACGGCTGGGACAGGATGTTGAAGGAACGGGCTCCTGGCTGCGCCGGCACCTGCGGTTGCGCAGTCTGTGCAAAAGATGCTCCGGCAAGAAAGACCGGTGTGCCCGATAATACACACACTGCCACGCCGACAAGCAACCGGGAAGTCGCCGCTGCCAGCGCCTTGCCCCTTGTTGCCCCTGTTACCCTACCCCCGATATGCATTCCGCTTTCCGTCTCCGATCATGCCCGCCGGACGTCATGTCCTGCGCTTTCATGAGTAGAGACGAGCGGCTCGGAAAAATTGCCAAAATGACTCATGTTTTTTTCGAAATTTTTCGCGGGCTCGCGGAAATAATCGGTCAGAGCCTTGAAATCACACGGGAAAGTGGCGTCACGGCGCGCACCTTGCCGCCGAAGGGGCCGACGATGGCGGTCAGCGCCTTGTCGGGATCGGCAAGATCGAAGAGACCGCTGATCCGGCGTTCGGCAAGTCCGCTATCCGGAATGACAATCCAGGCAGGGTGATAGCGCTGCACCATCTCGACCGCTTCGCGCACGGTCGCACCTTCGAGCAGGATCCTTCCATCCCGCCACGCGCCGATATCCTCAAGGGCGATATCCTTGACCGTAACCTTGCCATCGGCGTGATCGATGACAGCAACCTGACCAGGATGGAGAACAACGGGAGCGTCATCGCTCCTCGTCATCTCCGCACGGATCGAGCCGCGCAACAGGGCGACGGTGGTGGACGCACTGGAGACCTGAACATCGAAGGCCGTTCCGAGCACCGTCACCTCGATGCCGTCGGCATCGACCAGAAACGGCCGTCCCTCGTCATGGGCGACATCGAAGAAGGCGGCGCCGGCAAGCAGCCGGACACGGCGCTCACCAGAAGCAATCTGCGTGGAAATCGCGCTGCTGCCGCTGAGCTCGACCGTCGAGCCATCCGCCAGGCGGACAAGTTCCGTCTGACCCGCCGCCGTGCGGTAGTCGGAACGCAAGTCGATCACCATTCCCGGCACGAACACCCAGAGAAGACAGATCGCCACAAGGGCGGAAACGGCAAGGCCGAAAGGCCGACGCGGCAGCCGTCGGGCAATCCCATGCGAGCGACGCGAGGGGGA
The window above is part of the Rhizobium sp. ACO-34A genome. Proteins encoded here:
- a CDS encoding TonB-dependent heme/hemoglobin receptor family protein produces the protein MHIGGRVTGATRGKALAAATSRLLVGVAVCVLSGTPVFLAGASFAQTAQPQVPAQPGARSFNILSQPLTGALTQFGRQSGLQVAFPTEVPKGLRSNAVVGFFTPQQALALMIQGTGISYRITAEGTVIVTGPQTANDSDAGAIETGDDTVLAPIVISGKTGRYVATGSGYQGTPDWVYQEPASVSVVSREAIQGSGGRNTRDLFNNISGVYAGEGNGSFPTVSPNIRGLQDAGRVVVSIDGARQNAQRGLGFGGSDGGYQSDSGQAYVDTAFIRSVEVEKSTDASSGNVGSLGGSVDFRTVGADDLIKDGKDWGVELNAARGNNAYDFQGSILGSAHLGDTPFSVTGGYSRTKLGEYEIGSNGDATTTEETMKNQLGRESWSSLAKIEGDFGDVQTSLSWMHQENEFLYGSSGGTSRNFEDARNDSVSAELKWDPESKLIDFTGRFWFNDSMTKETREARSNGTPETFIDAGLKSFGGSLENTSRFDTPLGALSVNYGAEAFRDIASSSASSATIDLNPDWASNYTSFSPEGRRDMASLFINGALEPTDWVTLRAGLRHDWSRLKGTATYYNRYSYTEVVEVACDPLSNHYTAGEYYDTVVAVGSSNPPPRIIFINVIWPNNVASQCMAGTGPSATQYNPVTVYPSYDLEIDRTDDAWLPSASIEFKPADWFRPFVTYSHSFRPPTILETFFSGGTPGDGAPGTIFAPNEWLKPERARTAEIGANILLDDVLQDGDSLRLKATAFYREVDDYIVLGSILTPGVTNKSYYGFVNYDGTTTMRGVELEGNYNADRFWLGGSMTFLDTEWPEKTQVFSNGTVTTDGEVFATSGAVAPRFKVTLDAGLRFFENRLSIGGRLTHVTPTQSRTLDDDGNLREVSDPYTVADVYASYALTDSATLRLAVNNVTDRNYIPATSSYTAPGRTFLASLNMRF